In Colletotrichum higginsianum IMI 349063 chromosome 1, whole genome shotgun sequence, one genomic interval encodes:
- a CDS encoding GDSL-like Lipase/Acylhydrolase, with product MRPDIFSPWWGVTLLASAAYAAPTQQPHPRSLDPRADFNILVGGNVSLRIMPLGASITYGQTSTDGNGYREALRNLLVADGNPVDMVGSHPNGTMQDNENEGWPGFRIDQVLGKAEVSVPATLPNLVLINAGTNDCVQTFDPDRAGARMLEMVELVWAASRRASVVLSTLLPNGNDTTEACVLRVNGQFRALVAEQQALSKKIVLADMHTDKGPMRSDLVDGIHPSDAGYVKMANIWFDSIKDAASRGWLESPQPLPGNERKSS from the exons ATGCGCCCCGACATCTTCTCTCCCTGGTGGGGGGTGACGCTCTTGGCTTCAGCCG CCTACGCCGCACCCACGCAGCAGCCGCATCCCCGGTCCCTGGACCCGAGGGCCGACTTCaacatcctcgtcggcggcaacgtctCGCTGCGCATCATGCCCCTCGGCGCCTCCATCACGTACGGCCAGACGTCCACCGACGGCAACGGCTACCGCGAGGCCCTGCGCAACCTGCTGGTCGCCGACGGGAACCCGGTCGACATGGTCGGCTCGCACCCCAACGGCACCATGCAGGACAACGAGAACGAGGGCTGGCCCGGGTTCCGCATCGACCAGGTGCTCGGAAAGGCCGAGGTGTCGGTGCCCGCGACGCTGCCGaacctcgtcctcatcaACGCCGGCACCAACGACTGCGTGCAGACCTTCGACCCGGACCGCGCCGGCGCGCGGATGCTCGAGATGGTCGAGCTCGTCTGGGCCGCGTCCCGGAGGGCGTCGGTCGTGCTGTCGACCCTGCTGCCCAACGGGAACGACACCACCGAGGCCTGCGTGCTCCGCGTCAACGGGCAGTTCAGGGCGCTCGTTGCGGAGCAGCAGGCGCTGTCCAAGAAGATTGTGCTCGCCGACATGCACACGGACAAGGGCCCGATGAGGagcgacctcgtcgacggcatccaCCCCAGCGACGCCGGCTACGTCAAGATGGCGAATATCTGGTTTGACAGCATCAAGGACGCCGCGTCGCGCGGCTGGCTCGAGTCGCCCCAGCCGCTGCCGGGTAACGAGAGGAAGTCGAGTTGA